Proteins from a single region of Strix aluco isolate bStrAlu1 chromosome 5, bStrAlu1.hap1, whole genome shotgun sequence:
- the TMEM60 gene encoding transmembrane protein 60, which yields MRMSLAQRVLLTWLFTLLFLIMLVLKLDEKAPWNWFLIFIPVWIFDTILLVMLIVKMAGRCKSGFDPRNGSQNIKKKTWYLIAMLLKLAFCLALCAKLQRFTTMKLAYVFIPLWALLIGGMVELGYNIFYVRRD from the coding sequence ATGAGAATGTCCCTGGCGCAAAGAGTACTACTGACATGGCTTTTTACGTTACTCTTCCTGATCATGCTGGTATTGAAGCTGGATGAGAAAGCACCGTGGAACTGGTTCCTCATTTTTATTCCAGTCTGGATATTTGATACTATTCTTTTAGTTATGTTAATTGTAAAAATGGCTGGACGTTGCAAGTCTGGCTTTGACCCTCGCAATGGCTCgcaaaacatcaagaaaaaaacctggtatCTCATTGCAATGCTACTTAAATTAGCCTTCTGCCTTGCCCTCTGTGCTAAACTGCAACGATTTACTACGATGAAACTAGCCTATGTATTTATCCCTTTGTGGGCCTTGCTTATTGGGGGGATGGTTGAACTTGGATACAATATCTTCTATGTACGAAGAGACTAA